AGCGCCAGGGCCTTCGCCACGAGGGGAGTATAGCAGAGCCGGGGGCCAGGGCCCCCGGCACCCCCATCTTCCCCTTAGCGGGTCTCCGGCACCTGGATCTCGCCGTTGATGATGGCCTGCTTCAGGTCCTCCAGCCGGTCCTGGAGGTCCCAGGGGATGAGGCTCATGTTGTACTCGTCCAGGGCGTAGCCTACCCCCTCCTCGGCCAGGCCCAGCTCCCGCACCCCGCCCCGGAAGGTGCCCTCCACCACGGCCTGGATGGCCTCGAAGACGGCCACGTCCACCCGCTTCACCATGGAGGTGAGGCCGTGGTTGAGGGTGAAGGGGTCGTTGTCCGTGTCCCCCAGGTAGTTCTGGTTGGCGTCCACCCCGATGAAGAACATGGGGGTGGTGTCCCCGCCGCAGCGGGCCTCGTACTCGGGGTAGGGGTTGAGGAAGAAGAAGGGGCTCTCCCGTACGAAGCGCACCGCCCCGCCCTCCCTGAGGCACATCTGCTCCTTGACGAAGTCGATCAGGCCAAGCCCCGAGCCGCCCGCAGCGGCGTAGATGATGTCCGCCCCCTGCCGGGCCTGGCTGGCGGCGATCTCCTTGGCCCGGGCGGGGTCGTTCCAGGCCGCGGGGGTGTTGCCCACGTAGCCCACCAGGACGCGGCCCTCTATGCCGTCCTCCCGGAAGGCGTACTCTGCCCCGGCGCGGAAGCCGGCCTCGAACTTGTGGATCAGGGGGATGTCCATGCCGCCGATGAAGCCCACCACCCCGGTGCGGGTGAGCTTGCCGGCGATGTAGCCCACCAGGAAGCTCCCCTCGTGCTCGCGGAAGACGATGCCCAGGGCGTTGGGCAGCTCACCCTCCCCGGGGACGGCGTCGATGACCGCGAAGTTCACGTTGGGGAACTCCCGGGCCGTGGCGGCGATGGCGGGCTCGTTGGCGAAGCCCACCCCGATCACCAGGTCGAAGCCCTCCTCCGCGAAGGTGCGGATCCCCTGGCCCACCTGGGCGGGGTCGGCGGGCTCGAAGTCGAAGATCTGCACCCCAAGCTCCCGGGCGGCCCGCTCCGCCCCCTCCCAGGCGGACTGGTTGAAGGAACGGTCGAACTTGCCGCCGGCGTCAAAAGCGATCCCTACCCGTACCTCCGCGCCAGGGGCCTCCGCGGGAGCCGGGGCCTCCTCCGCCGCCCGCCTGGGGCAGGCGGTGAGGAGGAGGGCCAGGGCTCCTAGGAGCAGCAACAGCACGGCTTTCTGCTTCACCTTCAGACCTCCTTTCCTTACGCACACGATATCCACCCCGGAGCTTGGCCGAGGGCCCCAGGGTCAGGCCCAGTATACCCCAAGGTAGACTGGAACCATGACCCTGGAGGAGGCCAGAAGGCGCGCCAACGAGCTAAGGGACCTCATCCGCTACCACAACTACCGCTACTACGTCCTGGACGCCCCGGAGATCTCCGATGCCGAGTACGATCGACTGCTTCGCGAGCTTGAGGAGCTGGAGGAGCGTTTTCCCGAGCTCAAAAGCCCCGACTCCCCCACGGCGCAGGTGGGGGCCAGGCCCCTGGGTCAGCCGTTAGGCTATCTTGGTCAGCCGCTAGGCTACCTTGAGGCCACCTTCCGCCCCCTCCGCCACCCCACCCGCATGTACTCTCTGGACAACGCCTTCACCCTGGAGGAGGTCAGGGCCTTTGAGGAGCGCCTCGAGCGGGCCCTGGGGCGGAAGGGCCCCTTCGCCTACGCGGTGGAGCACAAGGTGGACGGGCTCTCCGTGAACCTCTACTACGAGGAGGGGATCCTGGTCTGGGGGGCCACCCGGGGGGACGGGGAGACGGGGGAGGAGGTCACCCAGAACCTCCTCACCATCCCCACCATCCCCCGAAGGCTTAAGGGGGTGCCGGAGCGCCTCGAGGTCCGGGGGGAGGTCTACATGCCCCTCGAGGCCTTCCTCCGCCTCAACGAGGAGCTGGAGGAAAAGGGGGAGAAGGTCTTCAAGAACCCCCGGAACGCCGCCGCCGGGAGCCTGCGGCAAAAGGACCCCCGGATCACCGCGGGAAGGGGGCTCAGGGCCACCTTCTACGCCCTGGGGCTGGGCCTGGAGGAGTCGGGCCTGAGGACCCAGCTGGACCTCCTCCACTGGCTCAAGGAGAAGGGCTTCCCCGTAGAGCACGGCTTCGCCCGGGCCTACGGGGCGGAGGGAGTGGAGGGGGTGTACCAGTCCTGGCTGAGGGAGCGGCGGAGCCTTTCCTTCGAGGCGGATGGGGTGGTGGTGAAGCTGGATGAGCTTTCCCTTTGGCGGGAGCTGGGCTACACCGCCCGGGCCCCCCGCTTCGCCATCGCCTACAAGTTCCCCGCGGAGGAAAAGGAAACCCAGCTTTTGGACGTGGTCTTCCAGGTGGGGCGCACGGGCCGGGTAACCCCGGTGGGCCTCCTGAGGCCCGTTTTCATTGAGGGAAGCGAGGTGGCCCGGGTCACCCTCCACAACGAGAGCTACCTCGAGGAGCTGGACGTGCGCGTGGGGGACTGGGTCTTGGTGCACAAGGCCGGGGGGGTGATCCCCGAGGTCCTGAGGGTGCTCAAAGAGCGGCGCACCGGCGAGGAGAAGCCCATCCTCTGGCCCGAAGCCTGCCCCGAGTGCGGCCACCGCCTGGTCAAGGAGGGCAAGGTGCACCGCTGCCCCAACCCCTTGTGCCCCGCCAAGCGCTTCGAGGCCCTCCGCCACTACGCCTCCCGCAAGGCCATGGACATCGGGGGCCTGGGGGAGAAGCTCATCGAAAAGCTCCTGGAAAGGGGCTTGGTGAAGGATGTGGCCGACCTCTACCGCCTCAAGGAGGAGGACCTTTTGGGCCTGGAGCGCATGGGGGAAAAGAGCGCCCAAAACCTCCTCCGCCAGATCGAGGAGAGCAAGGGGCGGGGCCTGGAGCGCCTCCTCTACGCCCTGGGGCTTCCCGGGGTGGGGGAGGTCCTGGCCCGCAACCTGGCGGCGCGCTTCCGCACCATGGACCGCCTCCTGGAGGCCTCCTTGGAGGAGCTTCTGGAGGTGGAGGAGGTGGGGGAGCTCACCGCTAAGGGCATCCTGGAGACCCTCCGCAACCCGGCTTTCCGCGACCTGGTGCGCCGCCTGAAGGAAGCGGGGGTGGAGATGGAGGCCAAGGAGCGGGGCGGGGAGGCCCTCAAGGGTCTCACCTTCGTCCTCACCGGGGAGCTTTCCCGGCCCCGGGAGGAGGTGAAGGCCCTCCTCCGGCGCCTGGGGGCCAAGGTGACGGACGCCGTGAGCCGCAAGACGGGCTACCTGGTGGTGGGGGAGGCCCCGGGGAGCAAGCTGGAGAAGGCCCGGGCCCTGGGGGTGCCCACCCTCACGGAGGAGGAGCTTTACCGGCTCATCGCCGAACGCACGGGGAAGCGGCCGGAGTTCCCCTCAGCCTCCTAGGGTTCGGGACCGAAGACCTTGTCCAGGGCCTCCCGCACCCGGGAGGGGGTAAGCCCCAAGGCCAGGAGGGCCTTCTCGTAGAGCTCCGGGGTGAGGAGGCCCTGGAGGGCCTTGAGCTCGGTGCGGGAGAGGTGGGCCCCTCGGAGCACGTGCTCCTCGAAGCTCTGCCAGGCCAGGGGCACCCTCTCCTTCACCAGACGGGCGATGGCCTCCGCGTACTGCCTTATCTCCCACTGGGCCTCGGGGGCCAGGCGCAGGGCCAGGAAGTGGAAGAGGTTGTGGAGGTCCTGCTTCCAGTAGAACTCGGTGTAGAGGTTCAGGGGCAGGACCATGCGGGCCATCTCACGGGCGATCCCCCTTTCCAGAAGGGCCCGGTAGGCCCGGT
Above is a genomic segment from Thermus thermamylovorans containing:
- a CDS encoding BMP family lipoprotein, whose product is MKQKAVLLLLLGALALLLTACPRRAAEEAPAPAEAPGAEVRVGIAFDAGGKFDRSFNQSAWEGAERAARELGVQIFDFEPADPAQVGQGIRTFAEEGFDLVIGVGFANEPAIAATAREFPNVNFAVIDAVPGEGELPNALGIVFREHEGSFLVGYIAGKLTRTGVVGFIGGMDIPLIHKFEAGFRAGAEYAFREDGIEGRVLVGYVGNTPAAWNDPARAKEIAASQARQGADIIYAAAGGSGLGLIDFVKEQMCLREGGAVRFVRESPFFFLNPYPEYEARCGGDTTPMFFIGVDANQNYLGDTDNDPFTLNHGLTSMVKRVDVAVFEAIQAVVEGTFRGGVRELGLAEEGVGYALDEYNMSLIPWDLQDRLEDLKQAIINGEIQVPETR
- the ligA gene encoding NAD-dependent DNA ligase LigA, which encodes MTLEEARRRANELRDLIRYHNYRYYVLDAPEISDAEYDRLLRELEELEERFPELKSPDSPTAQVGARPLGQPLGYLGQPLGYLEATFRPLRHPTRMYSLDNAFTLEEVRAFEERLERALGRKGPFAYAVEHKVDGLSVNLYYEEGILVWGATRGDGETGEEVTQNLLTIPTIPRRLKGVPERLEVRGEVYMPLEAFLRLNEELEEKGEKVFKNPRNAAAGSLRQKDPRITAGRGLRATFYALGLGLEESGLRTQLDLLHWLKEKGFPVEHGFARAYGAEGVEGVYQSWLRERRSLSFEADGVVVKLDELSLWRELGYTARAPRFAIAYKFPAEEKETQLLDVVFQVGRTGRVTPVGLLRPVFIEGSEVARVTLHNESYLEELDVRVGDWVLVHKAGGVIPEVLRVLKERRTGEEKPILWPEACPECGHRLVKEGKVHRCPNPLCPAKRFEALRHYASRKAMDIGGLGEKLIEKLLERGLVKDVADLYRLKEEDLLGLERMGEKSAQNLLRQIEESKGRGLERLLYALGLPGVGEVLARNLAARFRTMDRLLEASLEELLEVEEVGELTAKGILETLRNPAFRDLVRRLKEAGVEMEAKERGGEALKGLTFVLTGELSRPREEVKALLRRLGAKVTDAVSRKTGYLVVGEAPGSKLEKARALGVPTLTEEELYRLIAERTGKRPEFPSAS